The sequence gatatgaatagaagagttcgagtataaatgcacaagtagtcaagtaattcttacttcaagtctatatgccggttgtagtctagactcactaatgtaccctacgactcggggttgacaccaatgaactctaaatccctacaaccaacgctctgataccatctgtagcgacccgacaaaatcatcattgacggcgccgtctacttaggtcccgttacgtggtcataagtctttaaaacaacgtttgaccaaaaatatgtcgcattcatttcaattataaagatgtttcaaggtttacaaggtatttcaacgtctaaacatgttacaaagttttaagtacaattgaaacctatgcgacacaaattaagttaagccaaaagacgctccacgtatgcatgtatactcgacatccaaacaagtatcaaaaataaagtgcggaagcatgtatcacctagcgttcaaggacctgagaaaacatatagaaaactgtcaacgaaaaacgttggtgaaatcataggtgtattagtaacgttgtttttgaaccacaagatttaatatagttgattatccaaatcgtttgtattccaaaagtatgttcgcgagcacctaattatcaagacttaactgttttgtaccctgttacgtagtgttagaacatacactatactcgaaaatatattccatccgctaacggtagcgaaccgtctgaatgagggctcatcaagcccaatgtgatcacataacataagttcacgtttacaccctgcaagtgtaactaatgataattgaattgaggctttttgttcaaactcgttgtggaatgtttgttttcgtacttgtgttcaaagcataaaagtatgatacgtatatgtctctcatcccatagtttaaagagtaaaagttgttgaaaaggtgggactatgatctcaccttggttgcacgaatagtaaatgtacttcacaaagtaacgtgtgcaagaacgaatgctagtcttgacctaaaaaaataggttcgtatcaatatcggtgaatacagtcggtcaaagtgttcaattagtcctatggctcgttacgactcgattaatatagcatgtgagtcacattgtcaagtttcatgcaaggtacaagtataaaagcatgttagaacgattgcacaaacgtttggttaagtttgattagaaGTCAaccttgggtcgggtcaaagtcaacgaaaaagtcaacatattcgggtcgggtcccgaactatttttctgaggtttttaatcatatataagcatgttagaacaagttacatgtgaatcggaggtgcgtagcataacaaacatttttcgtaaaagagTAAGCTTGATCAGaaaccaaacacggcaaatgccgcgtcgCGACCAAGGAGTGCCACGTcgcggcaatcaacgtgaactggtgcctggtcggtttcaattgttcaagtctaaatCCAAACTTCAATTGcgcacaattcacaaaccgtaaacacttagaacacgtatcttatatcattcgaaaggtaatttgacgaggaacacaactaaacatatttcatcaatcaaaagcATCATTTGCAAAAATCGAATTTCCAAGTTGATAGTTCATTAAATTTTCACCATAAATGCCTTCAAGTTCATagatgcactttgatgattcgggaattaaatgcacacatataatacgccgtttcgtaggtaattacgcatacaatacaactaaacacttacaaacaacattgcatagcatttggtgcatcaaaaatccattttacttctatcaaaccctaactcaaaatcacaacttttgcaattaagtttatggagtctttccaagtcaacctacacatcaaattggagctagtgatgctagtaacacatttaatacatgcacttttaacatctaaccacATTTAAACAACTAAATCTCaatatcaaacacacccatttcaagttcatgctagttacactaaaataacgagatcgagcatataaatcacataatcatgttagacttgagccatagacactaattaacacttctataagttaaaaacatcaagaacacaaaatctagtatttttagaaagttacccaaatgcaataaagttagtatggattcgaagaggaagatgcaaggattctgaatatgtagtttgttttgatgtttgcttccttgaaatgatttagatgatgattctttgaattgggtgtttgagagtaaaaagtgaaagtaagagagaaagaggaggatgaatgaGTGGAAGGGATGAGGTTTGACCaccttgacctagtcaccactttggtccaTTGGcatgtttagtccctcaagtttcaaagcgggtgcgtgaattacctaaacgagataatttaaagcgcgttttaacggaagatgttataatcacaTAACGGATTCTAAATAAttaaacgaaaagtaaacggaaaaagacgggatgttacactgCTCCTGCATATTACTTTTTTGCATTCCAAACACCCCTTTCAACTAATGTACAAGTTTATATGCATTTTGtacaagtttattattattatttgtgctagttaaaataaatataaaaataaattaattaatgacgTGGCATTTAAGGGTAAGATGTTTTAGTCATGATAGGCAGTGTTTAGTTATAGGATTTTATGGGTTATTTATAGGATTTGGGTgccgatgtggcgctgatgtggaagttaagaggatgaatagtgttagtcacgatagggagtggcctaatcATCATTAATTTCAAAGTCATCCGAAAGATATTTTAATAGTTCGAGCCTTCAAGGTCAACGAAGCAAAAACAAAACCCACGTTGTTTGGTAGAAATTTGAAGTACCAACATCTAAATTTAAATTGTGTCTTCTAATAATTGTATCGTTCCTTAGGTATTACGGATATATTGTAATACTTGATTACTGGGCTACGGTATATATGAATTTAATAGTTTCGATAAATACTACAAGAACGTAATAATTATCCGTAATCCGTATATACTATTACACAAAGTTACTTCTTCCCCCCTGTGTGGTTATTGTTCCCTTCTTATTGATTtgtcttttcacaacattttaaggGTATTTTCGTCATTATATCTCCTTTGCCAGCCTCGTATTTATAACAGCTAGGGTTTTCTCTACCCACTTTTCATGGTTTCATCTACCTATAGGTGCAAAAAAAACCGGATCCGAAAAAAATCCGGAACCGAATCTGACAGGATCCGGTTTGTGTCAGAACCGGAACCGGTTCTTGGATCCGATCTGGATCCGACCGGATCCCAACGTTCGAATATGACCGGATATTTTCCGGATAAAATCCGGATTTTTTTTTCTGCTTCGAGTTTCAAAAAAACTAGCCGTTTTCTACCGTTTTTTTTGCAGCTTTTTGAATTTATATGGACCATTTTACCCCTACAagtgtagtataaatagatggtATTGAGTTTTGGTTGAAAGCACACCATCTAATTCTCTCTATTCTCTCTAAATCTCAAAATACTCTATAATTTATTACACTATAATTACTCACTAAACTCTATTTACTAATCCTATAATGGATAATTCACAAGCATCCGCTTCCGATTCCGCTTCCGTTGCAACATCTTCACAACGTTATAACAACAACGATGTTCGTATGATCAAAAATACGAGTCGAAAAGGTGACGTTTGGTCTAATTTCGACTTGTGCGTGATGAAGGATAATCAAGAAAGAGCTCGTTGTAAGAGATGTTTTAAGTTCCTAGGTGTTTCGGGTAACTCTACGTTAATAAAACATCTTGAAAAAAGTTGTAAAGGAACCGTTCAAGAAGACCCGACACAACCTACACTTGGTCGGGATGGTTCGATTTTTTTTTACGATCAAGAAGCTCTTCGTGAAGATTTGGCAAGGTTTGTTATTCAACAAGGgcttcctttcaaccacttcgacaatccaAAGCTTACGGAGCTAATTCGGAACCGACTACAACCGCGATATAACAAAGTAAGTCGTACTACTCTAAGACTTGACGCTTTTAAATTATGGAAAAAagctaaaaatgatataattgaaggttttcgaacatataaacataaagtttctataacttgtgatgtttggaCCGCACCACACGGAACGGCAAATTCTTATTTAGTCGTTACCTCTCATTGGTTTCATCCCGATTCGTGGTTATTAATGAAACGGACTATCGCttttaaattatttgcttatccgcATAATGGTAATAATTTAAGAAAAATTATACAAGACACTTTGATTGAATATAATTTAATCGATAAAGTTTTTAATATTTCGCTAGATATTGCGTCTAATAATACTAGCGCCATGGATATGTTAAAAATACGAATGCAACCGATTTTAAATGGTGCGTTTTTACATACACGTTGTGttgctcatattataaacttggtcgttcaagattgtttaacttattgtagtgcgttaaaagaTAAATTTAGAAAATTATTATTAACGATATATCATACGAGCAACGAACGACATAAAAACTATAAAAGTTTCGTTAAAACTTGTAATGGCACTTGGTTGggtccttattttgataataatactaggtgGAATTCTAGTTGTCTTATGTTTGAAAATATATTACGACAAAAAGAAACTTTAATCGGTTTTAATAATAGACTAATTAGAAAGGGATATTCCGAACCAATTGATAACGACGAATGGGATGACTTGGAAGCATTAAcaaattttttacaagtttttaaagaggCAACGACAAAAGTTTCGGGTGTTTATTACCCAACTAGCTCACTAGTTTTACAACAACTTTATATAATGACGGAAAAAATTAACTAATTTGCTAACTCAAATAATCGTATTTTTAGACAAACCGTTTTTCACAtaagaaaaaaactaaaaaaatatttaGGAACAATACCTAAAGTTTTTTTATTTGCGGCCGCACTTGACCCGAAAATCAAATTTAATGGGGTGGAACTTTTGATGACAACAATATACCATAATTTGGATTGTATTCATGGTCCCGAAGACGACGAACCCAACTATATAAGTAACCAAATATACGAATTTAATAACACCTTTGAGCAATTATTTTCAATTTATGCAACAACTTATGGTCGACAAGCAAACCCAATTGTTGACCAATTTGAGAGCGGATCATCTTCTCGAAGGGCCCGAGACATTAATATTAGTCTTTTTAACCAATTACGTGAAGACGCTTCGAAACGTGCCCGAACAtcggcacccacaagcgagttgggaAATTACAAGATTGAAAACTTTGCACTAAACATGAATCCCGATCAATTTCACAACTTTGATGTTTTGGCTTGGTGGAAAACAAAAGAAGACACCTATCCAATAATATCCACTATGTTTCGTGACATATTAGCCGTTCAAGCTTCAACCGTAGCTTCCGAATCGGCTTTTTCTCTTAGCGGTCGAATTATTtcggaaagaaggtcaagacttacccccAAGCCGTGGAAGTATGCGTATGTTTGAAGGATTATTTGGACGGGGTAGATATGATACAAGATCAAACGTCATTAGAATGTCCGTTAGATAATGACGTTGAAGATTTTATAGAGATGGAAGAAATGGAAGCGGGATTATCACCTTCATCAACCGAAGGAAATACCGAGACCGAAGTGGAGGAAGGTGAATATGATCCCATTAACATGGACAAATATATTGCAAATTACCAACGAACATTTGCGACTGTTGATGACCCCGAATTTGAAGCAAGTGAACAATATTACGAACGACGAAGGCAAGACGAGTAATGTATAATGGGTGATGGCAATGCCGAAGCTCGATATACTTTGCTCGTAATACATTAtcgggtgatggccatgccgaagcttGAATAATGTATTAACTTTTGTATACTTATAGTTGTAACTTGTATCGTTCAAATAaatgtattgttattgttatttatattatttatagtggttaatcatttaaataaaaacgttgttatttatattatttatagtgtTAAGCGTTATAAATTATAttgattatattattgttgttcaAAAGTTATAAAAATCGAACCGCTAAAAATATAACAGGTAAAAATCAAAATCCGACAAAGATCTTAGTCCGAAAAAAATCCGGTCGAGATCCGAAAAAAAACCGACTCCGAGAACCGGATCCGGAACCGGATTTGGAAAAATCCAGATTTTTTTTTGTCCGGTTTTTTCAAATCCGGATCCGGTTTTTGTGCATCTATACATCAACCATCTACCAGATGGTTTGGCGGTCGGTATCAATCGCCGATTTCAATCGCCGGTTACATCTCTACCGCTTAATCTCTCTTATATGGTATTCTGCTCATCGATGGTTATAACAATAACTTTATTTCTAAAAAATAAAAAACAGTATCAACTCAAAATAAACATCACAAGTCGCAAAGTGTATCATTGTGCATCACAGATTTACCACGATGTAAAAAACGTTTTCTACATCATTTTAACATCACAATAATCTGATGAACTTCTTCTGATGATGAAGTACTAGCATTGCATCTGAGAAATTTGTGTCAAAAAGTTATAAATTTAGCCATAAAGATCAAGCCCATAAACCACAAACTAACGAAACTAGCGGAGACCTCCAAGACCGCCGATTGCAAGTTCATGATTTATTTTCTTCATGATCAACAGATGCTTTAGTTGGTTGGTCTGGTGTGATGACACGCCCACTCAAAGGATCGACAGGACGTGTGTCACGTGTCCCACCTTTGCGTCCCATTGCAACCATGGGTGGTGGTGGTAGCAACCCTGCTCTGAACAGAATACGTTGCACTGGATCTGAGGGTTGTGCACCAACTGATAGCCAGTATCTGTAAAACAACACAATTCATAGTTACAACCCCCATATTCATTGCCAACACAAGATCCTTCTGTTTTCAGTTTTCTTTATTCTTGTTTATCAACTTTTATTATGCAAATATTACTATATTAAATGTATTGGAGATGAAGTTTAGCCTCGGAAACCATCATCAACtagatagtgtatatatatatatatatatatatatatatatatatatatatatatatatatatatatatataatgtgaagCTAAATGTGAATGGCTAGACTAAGTCTAAAGTAGACAACCAAGTTTCTTACATGGATTATCAACAATGATTA comes from Rutidosis leptorrhynchoides isolate AG116_Rl617_1_P2 chromosome 4, CSIRO_AGI_Rlap_v1, whole genome shotgun sequence and encodes:
- the LOC139904351 gene encoding small ribosomal subunit protein bS16m/bS16c — protein: MVVRLRLARLGCRNRPFYRVMAADSRSPRDGKHIEVLGYYNPLPVQDGGKRMGLNFDRVKYWLSVGAQPSDPVQRILFRAGLLPPPPMVAMGRKGGTRDTRPVDPLSGRVITPDQPTKASVDHEENKS